In one Winogradskyella sp. MH6 genomic region, the following are encoded:
- a CDS encoding DUF4907 domain-containing protein, whose protein sequence is MKAVLKQYSTLLKTLGFMIMLSVLIITLLKTQSPKEKRTEITYSIEVVKENGNWLYKVYRDDLLYIKQEYVPAVYGKQRFASKNDANQVAQLVLNKLQKQQLPLITKEELIACKIAFQPL, encoded by the coding sequence ATGAAAGCAGTTTTAAAACAATACAGTACGCTATTAAAAACTCTGGGTTTTATGATTATGTTAAGTGTTCTTATAATTACACTTCTAAAGACACAATCTCCAAAAGAAAAGAGAACTGAAATTACATATAGCATTGAAGTTGTAAAAGAAAATGGTAACTGGTTGTATAAAGTTTACAGAGATGATCTACTGTATATTAAACAAGAATATGTGCCAGCCGTATATGGTAAACAAAGGTTTGCCTCTAAAAATGATGCAAACCAGGTAGCACAATTAGTTTTAAACAAGTTACAGAAACAACAATTACCCTTAATTACTAAAGAAGAGTTAATTGCATGTAAAATTGCTTTTCAGCCCTTATAA
- a CDS encoding Kelch repeat-containing protein codes for MMQTKNNQQWMLFMLLTAAFITFSSCNNDDDSSDLDGNWVKVSTFNEEARSSSAAFTIGNVGYMGTGYDGDDYYNDFWSYNMDTNSWQQLADYPGIERSSATAFTIGEEGYIGTGYNGDSNEELEDFYKYNPISNTWEAIADFGGSARYGAVGFGSDTYGYVGTGYDGSDKKDFWKYNPDTDTWEEIFGFGGDKRREGTTFTIGNEVYLVTGVSNGIYEEDFWKFNLDTETWTALVDVDDDDDDYVQRSNAVAFTMDGRGYVACGDYSGSQSSVYEYNPATEEWEEKTEFELYARRDAIAFGNGSRAFVGLGRNGTLYLDDFMEFYPNEEQDDDDN; via the coding sequence ATGATGCAAACAAAAAATAACCAACAATGGATGTTATTCATGCTTTTAACAGCAGCATTTATAACCTTTAGTAGTTGTAATAATGACGATGACAGTTCAGATTTAGACGGTAACTGGGTAAAGGTATCAACCTTTAACGAAGAGGCACGTAGTAGCTCTGCCGCTTTTACTATTGGTAATGTAGGCTATATGGGCACAGGTTACGATGGAGATGATTATTATAACGATTTCTGGAGCTATAATATGGATACCAATTCATGGCAGCAATTGGCAGATTATCCTGGTATAGAGCGCAGTTCTGCAACAGCATTTACTATTGGAGAAGAAGGTTATATAGGTACAGGATACAATGGCGATAGTAATGAAGAATTAGAGGATTTTTATAAATACAACCCAATAAGCAATACTTGGGAAGCTATAGCAGATTTTGGCGGATCAGCACGCTATGGTGCTGTTGGTTTTGGTTCTGATACTTATGGTTATGTCGGTACGGGTTATGATGGTAGCGACAAAAAAGATTTTTGGAAATACAATCCAGACACAGATACATGGGAAGAAATCTTTGGCTTTGGCGGAGATAAGCGCAGAGAAGGTACCACATTTACTATTGGCAATGAGGTCTATCTGGTTACAGGAGTGAGTAATGGTATATATGAAGAGGATTTTTGGAAGTTTAATTTAGATACCGAAACATGGACAGCCTTAGTAGATGTAGATGACGACGATGATGATTATGTACAACGCTCAAATGCTGTAGCATTTACTATGGATGGTAGGGGTTATGTAGCTTGTGGCGATTATTCTGGCAGCCAATCTAGTGTTTATGAGTATAATCCAGCCACAGAAGAATGGGAAGAGAAGACCGAATTTGAACTTTATGCCAGACGAGATGCTATTGCCTTTGGTAATGGTTCTAGAGCATTTGTTGGTCTCGGTAGAAATGGTACACTTTATCTTGATGATTTTATGGAGTTTTATCCTAACGAAGAACAAGATGACGACGATAATTGA
- the uvrA gene encoding excinuclease ABC subunit UvrA, translated as MSHFNESIEVKGARVHNLKNIDITIPREKLVVITGLSGSGKSSLAFDTIYAEGQRRYIETFSAYARQFLGSLERPDVDKIDGLSPVIAIEQKTTSKSPRSTVGTITEIYDFLRLLFARAADAYSYETGEKMVSYSDEQIKDLILESYNGKRINILSPVIRSRKGHYRELFEQIAKQGFVKVRTDGEIVDLEKGMKLDRYKTHDIEIVIDRLKIDESQDNEKRLMESINTAMYHGDDVLMVIDQDTNEPRYFSRNLMCPSSGISYPNPEPNNFSFNSPKGACPNCNGIGELYVVNERKLVPDDTLSIKNGALAPHGPEKKSWIFKQFHTIAQRFDFTLSDPWKDIPEEAKQMILYGGKDKFAVESKLLGVTRDYNIDFEGVANFIENQYKSDSTSLVRWAKEYMDKVECDVCEGSRLRKESLYFKVDGKSIADLVKMDVVELAEWLKGLENRLSETQRKISEEIIKEIKARTQFLLDVGLTYLTLNRSSKSLSGGEAQRIRLATQIGSQLVGVLYILDEPSIGLHQRDNEKLINSLESLRDVGNSVIVVEHDKDMIERADHVIDIGPFAGKHGGEIISEGTPKELLTHTTLTADYLSGKKEIEIPKERREGNGNKIVLKGCTGNNLKNVDVEFPLGKMIGVTGVSGSGKSTLINETLYPILNAHFFNGVKKPMPYKSIKGLEHIDKVIDINQSPIGRTPRSNPATYTKTFDEIRKLFAQIPEAMIRGYKPGRFSFNVAGGRCETCQGGGLRVIEMNFLPDVYVECETCQGKRFNRETLEIRYKGKSISDVLDMTIEDAVDFFEHIPKIYRKLKTIKDVGLGYITLGQQSTTLSGGEAQRIKLATELSKRDTGNTFYILDEPTTGLHFEDIRVLMKVLNKLVDKGNTVLIIEHNLDVIKTVDYIIDIGYEGGKGGGKVVAKGTPEQIVKDKKSYTAKFLKKELK; from the coding sequence ATGAGTCATTTCAACGAATCTATTGAAGTAAAAGGTGCAAGGGTTCACAACCTAAAAAACATCGATATCACCATACCAAGAGAAAAATTGGTGGTGATTACTGGGCTTTCGGGTAGTGGCAAATCCTCCTTAGCCTTCGATACCATTTATGCCGAAGGGCAACGTCGTTACATAGAAACTTTCTCTGCTTATGCGCGTCAGTTCCTAGGAAGCCTAGAACGACCAGACGTAGATAAGATCGATGGACTATCTCCCGTTATAGCCATAGAGCAGAAAACCACTAGCAAATCACCACGTTCTACAGTAGGTACCATAACAGAGATCTATGATTTCTTGCGTTTGCTCTTTGCAAGAGCTGCAGATGCTTACAGCTATGAAACGGGTGAAAAGATGGTCAGCTACAGCGATGAGCAAATAAAGGACTTAATTTTAGAGTCCTACAATGGCAAGCGTATCAATATCTTATCGCCTGTTATTAGATCTCGTAAAGGACATTACCGCGAATTATTTGAGCAAATTGCCAAGCAAGGCTTTGTAAAAGTACGCACCGATGGCGAGATTGTAGACCTTGAAAAAGGCATGAAACTAGACCGTTACAAAACCCACGATATAGAAATCGTCATAGACCGCCTAAAGATTGATGAGTCACAGGATAATGAAAAGCGCCTTATGGAGTCTATCAATACAGCCATGTACCATGGAGACGATGTGCTGATGGTCATAGACCAGGACACCAACGAGCCACGCTATTTTAGCCGAAACTTAATGTGTCCTTCATCTGGTATTTCCTACCCTAACCCAGAGCCTAATAACTTTTCCTTTAACTCACCCAAGGGAGCATGCCCAAACTGTAATGGTATTGGTGAACTCTACGTCGTTAACGAAAGGAAATTAGTCCCAGACGATACCTTGTCTATTAAGAATGGTGCATTAGCACCTCATGGCCCAGAGAAGAAAAGCTGGATATTTAAACAGTTCCATACCATAGCGCAACGCTTCGACTTTACACTAAGCGACCCATGGAAAGACATCCCTGAAGAAGCCAAGCAAATGATTTTATATGGTGGCAAGGACAAGTTTGCCGTAGAGAGCAAACTACTGGGTGTTACAAGAGACTATAATATCGACTTTGAAGGTGTTGCAAATTTTATTGAAAACCAATACAAATCAGACTCTACATCTTTGGTACGTTGGGCTAAAGAATATATGGATAAGGTAGAATGTGATGTCTGCGAAGGCTCACGTCTACGTAAAGAATCCCTTTACTTCAAGGTTGATGGCAAAAGTATCGCTGACCTTGTAAAGATGGATGTTGTGGAATTAGCTGAATGGTTAAAAGGTCTAGAGAATAGACTCTCAGAAACACAACGAAAGATTTCCGAAGAAATTATAAAAGAAATCAAAGCACGCACACAATTTTTATTGGACGTAGGTTTAACATATCTCACTTTAAATCGTAGTTCTAAGTCGCTTTCTGGCGGTGAAGCACAGCGTATTCGTTTGGCTACGCAGATAGGTTCGCAATTGGTTGGTGTGTTATACATCTTAGACGAGCCTAGTATTGGACTACATCAGCGTGATAATGAAAAACTCATTAATTCGTTAGAATCACTTAGGGACGTGGGCAATTCTGTTATTGTTGTAGAGCACGATAAAGATATGATTGAACGTGCAGACCATGTGATTGATATTGGCCCTTTTGCTGGCAAACATGGTGGCGAGATTATTAGTGAAGGCACACCAAAGGAATTATTAACTCACACCACGTTGACTGCCGACTACCTCAGTGGTAAAAAAGAAATCGAAATTCCTAAAGAACGACGAGAAGGCAATGGAAACAAAATAGTCCTAAAAGGTTGTACTGGCAATAACCTAAAGAATGTAGACGTTGAGTTTCCACTTGGTAAAATGATTGGTGTTACTGGTGTTTCAGGAAGTGGTAAATCTACTTTAATCAACGAAACTCTATACCCTATCCTAAATGCTCATTTTTTCAATGGAGTTAAAAAACCTATGCCATACAAAAGCATTAAAGGTTTAGAGCATATAGATAAGGTTATAGACATTAACCAATCACCAATTGGTAGAACTCCGAGAAGTAATCCTGCAACGTACACCAAAACTTTTGACGAAATACGAAAGCTATTTGCACAGATTCCTGAGGCTATGATTCGTGGTTACAAACCAGGACGCTTTAGTTTTAATGTGGCTGGTGGACGCTGTGAAACATGCCAAGGTGGTGGTTTACGCGTTATTGAAATGAACTTTTTGCCAGATGTTTATGTTGAGTGCGAAACTTGCCAAGGCAAACGTTTCAATCGTGAAACATTAGAAATTAGATATAAAGGAAAATCTATTAGTGATGTTCTGGATATGACGATTGAAGACGCTGTAGATTTCTTTGAGCATATCCCAAAGATTTACCGTAAACTAAAAACCATAAAAGACGTAGGTTTAGGATACATTACCCTAGGTCAGCAAAGCACAACCCTTTCTGGTGGTGAAGCACAACGCATAAAACTCGCCACCGAACTTAGTAAACGAGATACTGGTAACACATTTTACATCTTAGACGAACCAACCACAGGACTACACTTTGAAGATATTAGAGTATTAATGAAAGTTCTTAACAAACTGGTAGACAAAGGCAATACTGTTTTAATTATAGAACATAATCTAGATGTTATTAAAACCGTAGACTACATCATTGATATTGGCTACGAAGGCGGAAAAGGTGGCGGAAAGGTTGTTGCTAAAGGCACTCCGGAGCAAATTGTTAAAGACAAAAAAAGCTATACAGCTAAATTTTTGAAGAAGGAATTGAAATAA
- a CDS encoding sensor histidine kinase: MKKLQSKIIIIHIVVWVGLSLFPLLITYVDLGIIPNNLFIKQLLRPVLFYTNYLIFVPFLLLRRKVALYILVSFLFLFLYNYITETLIFNFSDIGEQLPFRKPPNGPKPTFNMRYVVPAVFSLTVYLLGGIYALVIDFYKRERISRAMEHEKTDIRLQYLRNQLNPHFLFNSLNSIYSLVRRKSDDAPEAVITLSELMRYMLYEANDKEVPLEKELDYIQNYISLQRLRIKNSEDVKINIHGNSKGLKIYPLILITFIENAFKYGTDYKGKTFIDIKINIIENQLHFYVKNNIGIHKEDKENSGIGLENIKSQLQYLYNEQHNLSIDSKQGYYEVNLTLNLNTQ, encoded by the coding sequence GTGAAAAAACTTCAAAGTAAGATTATTATAATTCATATTGTTGTATGGGTAGGACTTAGCCTATTTCCATTACTAATTACGTATGTAGATTTAGGTATTATTCCTAATAACTTGTTTATAAAACAACTTTTGCGACCTGTTTTGTTTTACACCAACTATTTAATATTTGTCCCTTTTTTACTATTAAGACGGAAGGTAGCTCTGTATATTTTAGTATCCTTTTTGTTTTTATTTCTCTACAACTATATTACAGAAACATTAATTTTTAATTTTTCTGATATTGGGGAGCAATTGCCTTTTCGTAAACCACCTAATGGTCCAAAACCTACGTTTAATATGCGGTATGTGGTGCCTGCAGTTTTTTCATTAACTGTTTATTTATTAGGTGGAATTTATGCATTAGTAATAGATTTTTATAAAAGAGAACGAATCTCAAGAGCTATGGAGCACGAGAAGACAGATATAAGACTTCAATATTTAAGAAACCAATTAAATCCTCACTTTTTGTTTAACTCTTTAAACAGTATTTATTCTTTGGTGAGAAGAAAATCAGACGATGCGCCAGAAGCAGTGATTACACTTTCAGAGTTAATGCGTTATATGTTGTATGAAGCAAACGATAAAGAAGTGCCACTAGAAAAAGAATTAGACTATATTCAAAATTATATCTCACTTCAGCGCCTTAGAATTAAAAACAGTGAAGACGTAAAAATTAATATACACGGCAATTCCAAAGGACTTAAGATCTATCCGTTAATACTCATTACGTTTATTGAAAACGCCTTTAAATACGGAACCGATTACAAAGGGAAAACTTTTATAGACATTAAGATTAATATCATAGAGAATCAGCTTCATTTTTATGTAAAGAATAATATAGGTATACATAAAGAAGATAAAGAAAACTCAGGCATAGGTTTAGAAAACATAAAGAGTCAGTTGCAGTATCTTTATAATGAACAACACAATCTATCAATAGATTCTAAACAAGGCTATTACGAAGTCAATCTAACTTTAAACCTTAATACACAATGA
- a CDS encoding TIGR00730 family Rossman fold protein, with translation MRKESKHKGWNEIKTNDSWAIFKIMGEFVNGYEKLSKIGPCVSIFGSARTKPDNKYYQLAVDVAQKIVEHGYGVITGGGPGIMEAGNKGAHIAGGTSVGLNIELPFEQHDNPYIDNDKSLDFDYFFVRKVMFVKYSQGFVVMPGGFGTLDELFEAITLIQTHKIETFPIILVGKEFWGGLFEWVKNTLLEAGNISPKDLDLIHLVDSSDEVIDILNKFYKEYGLSPNF, from the coding sequence ATGAGAAAAGAAAGCAAACATAAAGGCTGGAATGAAATAAAGACTAACGACTCATGGGCTATTTTTAAAATCATGGGAGAGTTTGTAAATGGTTATGAAAAGTTGAGTAAAATAGGCCCTTGTGTCTCAATATTTGGTTCTGCACGTACCAAACCAGATAACAAGTATTACCAATTGGCTGTAGATGTAGCCCAAAAAATAGTAGAACATGGCTATGGAGTGATTACAGGCGGAGGACCAGGTATTATGGAAGCTGGTAATAAAGGAGCGCATATTGCAGGAGGAACTTCGGTTGGATTAAATATTGAACTGCCTTTTGAGCAACACGATAACCCATATATAGACAACGACAAGAGCTTAGATTTTGATTATTTCTTTGTTCGTAAGGTTATGTTTGTAAAATATTCTCAAGGCTTTGTCGTAATGCCAGGAGGTTTTGGTACGCTAGACGAACTTTTTGAAGCTATAACACTTATACAGACCCATAAAATTGAAACCTTCCCTATTATTTTAGTTGGAAAAGAATTTTGGGGTGGCTTGTTTGAATGGGTTAAAAACACCTTGTTAGAAGCAGGAAATATTAGCCCTAAAGACTTAGATTTAATTCATCTTGTGGATAGCTCTGATGAAGTTATAGACATCTTAAATAAATTCTATAAAGAATATGGATTGAGTCCAAACTTCTAA
- a CDS encoding OmpP1/FadL family transporter, whose protein sequence is MKKIKSSIHVIGLVFSIALNSQTNNLTSSPYSLFGLGVESSISTGRNSAMGNSGIALDASNGFNLYNPAAFASMVEDNFVLEFGVTAEMVNISNSDINESRNTYNFSNISIGYNRAKYGIGLTLNPATNIGYELIGLENNVEGSNDIFYTNVTGSGGINEMRLDYGYKLTDKINLGAKLSYLFGKVEETESIVASTNYLEIYEESFYSGVRFGLGAQYNLLDTHKFGVTLDFPTSLGATKNSLVIKYNLGSSSTLEDTTDERINSFDLPLQLGFGYSAKFNNLLFTTDYNKRFWSSTNQTDAIGKYVDQDIYSIGFSYKINPQSRKYFERVDYRVGLNYNSGYLKIDDTKIDSFNTSLGLGLPLGKSSTLNFSYTYSNKGTTKDILVQERSNMFNINLTLSDLWFQKRKYN, encoded by the coding sequence ATGAAAAAAATTAAAAGCAGCATCCATGTAATCGGTCTTGTTTTTAGTATTGCTCTAAACAGCCAAACTAATAATCTTACATCAAGTCCTTATTCGTTATTTGGTTTGGGTGTAGAAAGTTCCATAAGCACTGGACGCAACAGTGCCATGGGTAATTCTGGTATTGCGCTAGATGCTTCTAACGGATTTAACTTATATAATCCTGCGGCATTTGCTTCTATGGTAGAAGATAATTTTGTCTTAGAGTTTGGTGTTACTGCAGAGATGGTTAATATTTCTAATTCGGATATAAACGAATCCAGAAACACATACAATTTTTCTAATATATCTATTGGTTATAATAGAGCGAAATATGGAATAGGATTAACACTAAACCCAGCAACCAATATAGGTTACGAACTTATTGGATTAGAAAACAATGTAGAAGGAAGCAATGATATTTTCTACACTAACGTAACTGGTTCTGGTGGTATTAATGAAATGCGCTTGGATTATGGCTATAAACTTACAGACAAGATAAATCTTGGTGCAAAGTTGTCTTACTTATTTGGTAAGGTTGAAGAAACCGAATCTATAGTTGCTTCTACCAACTATCTAGAAATATATGAAGAGAGTTTTTACAGTGGTGTTAGATTTGGATTGGGTGCTCAATACAATCTGCTAGACACTCATAAATTTGGCGTCACTTTAGATTTCCCTACAAGCTTAGGTGCAACAAAAAACAGCTTGGTTATAAAATATAATTTAGGATCATCTAGCACATTAGAAGATACTACAGACGAAAGAATAAATAGTTTTGATTTGCCATTACAACTTGGTTTTGGATATAGCGCTAAATTCAATAATCTACTATTTACAACGGACTACAATAAAAGATTTTGGTCTAGCACCAATCAAACAGATGCCATAGGCAAATACGTAGATCAGGATATTTATAGCATAGGGTTTTCCTATAAAATAAACCCTCAAAGCCGTAAATATTTTGAGCGCGTAGATTATAGAGTTGGGCTCAATTACAACTCTGGGTATTTAAAAATCGATGACACAAAAATAGATAGCTTCAACACGTCCTTAGGACTTGGGCTTCCTTTAGGAAAAAGTTCTACCCTTAACTTCTCATATACCTATAGCAACAAAGGCACTACAAAAGACATCCTGGTACAAGAGCGTTCCAACATGTTCAATATCAACTTAACACTATCAGATCTGTGGTTCCAAAAAAGAAAGTATAACTAA
- a CDS encoding DUF4270 family protein, whose protein sequence is MPKKHLSFILSFCCFLLVFNCNSEDITSLSVGEDFTSTNIRVLSIDTFAVELSTMKFDSLVTSSQGRLLLGQYNDEHIGTIKASAYLRVHPSSYYVSDDAVLDSVGLFLGYDQYFYNDTTQTSTINVHKLEEKLTSDDGYLYNISHFNYESSSLGSRTYEAEPNADSLYVTLDYNFGLEIFNDIKDNLITDKESLYQKLKGLYIQPSSSDNSAIVGFNTSDVFLRFFYSIPNELENSEYTYDFSIDSESTAYYNKIESDVTGLPIEEITSQEYNLASANSNNISYSQAGVGYVTRIQFPTIKNIYDINDEGTILEATLYVEPVVEAYSEIQPVSEELSLYTVDQNNNLSSQVSGSSDYVYAYLTTDDAEYNNQVYSMSVLNYIDSKLNEEPEVDNALIMLPADYNSTINKLLLNDREASNFKTKLVITYAIYEKN, encoded by the coding sequence ATGCCAAAAAAACATCTTTCATTTATACTCTCGTTTTGTTGCTTTTTATTAGTCTTTAATTGCAACTCTGAGGACATTACATCCTTGTCTGTTGGTGAAGATTTTACCAGTACAAACATTAGAGTACTATCTATAGACACGTTTGCTGTAGAGCTTTCTACAATGAAGTTTGACTCATTAGTAACTTCTAGTCAAGGACGTTTGTTGTTAGGGCAATACAATGATGAACACATTGGTACCATAAAGGCTTCGGCATATTTAAGAGTACATCCCAGCAGCTATTATGTTAGTGATGATGCTGTCTTAGACAGTGTTGGTCTGTTTTTAGGATACGACCAATACTTTTATAATGATACTACGCAAACCTCAACAATTAATGTACATAAGCTTGAAGAAAAGCTAACATCAGATGATGGGTATTTGTACAACATAAGTCATTTTAATTACGAATCTAGTAGTTTAGGCAGTCGAACTTATGAAGCAGAACCCAATGCAGACTCTCTATATGTAACCTTAGATTACAATTTTGGACTGGAAATATTTAATGACATTAAAGACAATCTCATTACAGACAAAGAGTCTCTTTATCAAAAACTAAAAGGATTATACATACAACCTAGCAGTTCAGACAATAGTGCTATTGTAGGATTTAATACTTCGGATGTTTTTCTTCGTTTTTTCTATTCCATACCAAATGAACTGGAGAATTCTGAATATACTTATGATTTTAGCATAGACTCAGAAAGTACAGCTTACTATAATAAAATAGAAAGTGATGTTACGGGTTTGCCGATAGAAGAAATCACATCGCAAGAGTATAATCTAGCAAGTGCCAATAGCAATAATATAAGCTATAGTCAAGCAGGTGTTGGCTACGTAACCCGAATACAATTTCCTACAATAAAAAACATTTACGACATCAACGATGAAGGCACAATACTAGAAGCCACATTATATGTAGAACCAGTAGTTGAAGCGTATTCAGAAATACAACCAGTTTCTGAAGAATTGTCTTTATACACCGTTGATCAAAACAATAATTTATCGTCACAAGTAAGTGGCAGCTCAGATTATGTATATGCTTATTTAACTACCGATGATGCTGAGTACAACAACCAAGTGTATTCAATGTCTGTACTGAATTATATAGACAGTAAACTTAATGAAGAACCAGAGGTTGATAATGCACTCATAATGCTTCCTGCAGATTATAATAGTACTATAAACAAGCTCTTGCTCAATGATCGAGAAGCTTCAAACTTTAAAACAAAACTCGTTATTACTTATGCCATTTATGAAAAAAATTAA
- a CDS encoding porin family protein, with protein MKKIIFHIIVVNAMVNAVAAQDLETEKETKTSFNLFYDLYPTLNSVDLDTKGLAFSTTFAVPNGELGVGAAYTYGMLNSDTYAWSQELMAFGDFHQINLMMNYNYNINAQWSLGVEFSPLIASTLATSLRSNAIVLESKIEVKRLLGQQTKPTYVTVGLAYGTELGAPRIYPTLSYFNTVNEKLSYKLGFPETALYYRLNNQSKFDFTLAPQSIYTLHNQPLYDNNLAAEVTDSYLEFTALQSSLRYHFDFNNNWSSFFKVGYTTSTTMKIKALDTDNTMYNFKADNGFMVGFGLNFNINNKQNDANKK; from the coding sequence ATGAAGAAAATCATATTTCATATTATAGTTGTTAATGCTATGGTCAATGCAGTTGCAGCGCAAGATTTGGAAACAGAAAAGGAAACAAAAACTTCTTTTAACCTTTTCTATGATCTGTATCCTACATTAAATTCTGTAGACCTAGATACTAAAGGACTAGCATTTAGTACAACATTTGCAGTGCCTAATGGAGAGCTAGGTGTGGGAGCTGCCTATACATATGGTATGTTGAATAGTGACACATATGCATGGTCTCAAGAATTAATGGCTTTTGGAGATTTTCATCAAATAAATTTAATGATGAATTACAACTACAATATTAATGCTCAGTGGTCTCTGGGTGTAGAGTTTTCGCCATTGATAGCATCTACCTTAGCAACGTCTTTGCGAAGTAATGCAATTGTTTTAGAATCTAAAATTGAAGTAAAACGATTGCTTGGTCAACAAACCAAACCCACTTACGTTACTGTAGGTTTAGCATACGGAACAGAATTAGGAGCACCAAGGATATATCCTACACTAAGTTACTTTAACACAGTAAACGAAAAGTTGAGTTACAAGCTGGGTTTTCCAGAAACAGCATTGTATTACAGGTTAAACAATCAAAGCAAATTTGATTTTACATTAGCGCCACAATCTATATACACGCTGCATAATCAGCCGTTGTACGATAACAATCTAGCGGCAGAAGTAACAGATTCATATTTGGAATTTACAGCACTACAATCAAGCTTAAGATATCATTTCGATTTTAATAACAATTGGTCTTCATTTTTTAAAGTAGGCTATACAACTTCAACAACAATGAAGATTAAAGCTTTAGATACAGACAATACAATGTACAATTTCAAAGCTGATAATGGCTTTATGGTAGGTTTCGGATTAAATTTTAATATAAATAACAAACAAAATGATGCAAACAAAAAATAA
- a CDS encoding T9SS type A sorting domain-containing protein: MKKKIFSLIILGLLNVLSISAQETFKVMFYNLLNYPLEDAVPGREQDLAFILADYQPDLFLVCELNNITGANNVLNITRTSINQNFEMATYVSNTSDDSFGDQNDLQNMLYYNSSKFSIQEEIIVQTDLRDFNVYRVRLNTVDQDTNPVEAYIVVCHLKASSGTVNSQRRFEMVTELVSYLETLPSDANVLLGGDLNLYTASEPAFQELLSSNNNITFVDPPNRVGSWSNNTSYVDVFTQSTRTQTGLGGTTGGFDDRFDFILTSENMLSSANITYVPDSFQVYGNNGLVSCYNSAINSTDCGNTNSEFSFELRDALHNFSDHLPVTLSLEADVTLSNNDYFETVQKIALEKTLIDSNLTTYINSSEYLNQPLYIYNQLGQLVEIFQTNSSQKQTFNINNLSSGLYFLGFPESNTRPLKFVVSH; the protein is encoded by the coding sequence ATGAAAAAGAAAATATTCAGCTTAATTATTCTTGGACTATTGAATGTGCTTTCAATTTCAGCCCAAGAAACATTTAAAGTGATGTTCTACAATTTGTTGAATTATCCTTTAGAAGATGCTGTGCCAGGACGCGAACAAGATCTAGCATTCATTTTAGCTGATTATCAACCTGATCTCTTTTTGGTTTGTGAGCTCAATAATATCACTGGTGCCAATAACGTTCTAAATATCACCAGAACGTCTATAAACCAGAATTTTGAAATGGCTACTTATGTCTCTAACACCTCAGACGATAGCTTTGGAGACCAAAACGATCTTCAGAATATGTTATACTACAACAGTTCAAAGTTTAGTATTCAAGAAGAGATTATTGTCCAAACTGATTTGAGAGATTTTAATGTTTACAGAGTAAGATTAAATACTGTAGACCAAGATACCAATCCGGTTGAAGCATACATAGTAGTATGCCATTTAAAAGCCTCGAGCGGAACCGTAAATTCGCAACGAAGATTTGAGATGGTCACAGAATTAGTTTCCTATTTAGAAACTTTACCGTCGGATGCTAATGTGCTTTTAGGAGGTGACCTTAACCTTTATACAGCTTCTGAACCTGCATTTCAAGAACTTTTGAGCTCTAACAATAATATAACTTTTGTAGATCCGCCAAACCGTGTTGGCAGCTGGAGTAATAATACCAGCTATGTAGATGTGTTTACGCAATCTACAAGAACCCAAACAGGACTTGGTGGTACCACTGGTGGTTTTGACGATCGTTTTGATTTTATTTTAACTTCTGAAAATATGCTTAGCTCAGCTAATATTACTTATGTTCCAGATTCTTTTCAGGTTTATGGTAATAATGGTTTAGTTTCGTGCTACAACAGTGCTATAAACTCAACGGATTGTGGAAATACTAACTCAGAATTTTCGTTTGAACTTAGAGATGCATTACACAATTTTAGTGATCATTTACCAGTAACGCTTTCACTTGAAGCTGACGTTACTCTCTCTAACAATGACTACTTTGAAACAGTTCAAAAAATAGCATTAGAAAAAACATTAATAGACTCAAATTTAACGACTTATATCAATTCATCTGAATATTTAAATCAACCACTATATATTTATAATCAACTTGGTCAATTGGTTGAAATATTTCAAACTAATTCTAGCCAAAAACAAACTTTCAATATTAATAACCTT